The following are encoded together in the Osmia lignaria lignaria isolate PbOS001 chromosome 13, iyOsmLign1, whole genome shotgun sequence genome:
- the LOC143306005 gene encoding uncharacterized protein LOC143306005 has product MSQSTYIKSKLHSGRTLALKSTKKVEAVIQSIPSTTHSYTIQPTISASGKLLSPLFAVLKETSGEFGPRVQQTMFKPTNILATASTSGKLTNEHFKIWLKEVYYPNINEKTALLLDSWSGNCSHSIVEATLENKELVAFTIPAGITKYLQPLDVYGFRVWKNFVRRFSDTVILLHYEINLHTRDNILKLQSLAHNQFSSPRFENFIKYSWYKSGYVPSRPPHFENPVEFCYAADNEPRCHVCGDVVIIIWLCALHFLSLHKFK; this is encoded by the exons ATGAGCCAGAGTACGTATATAAAATCG AAGTTACATTCTGGACGAACTTTGGCGTTGAAAAGTACGAAGAAAGTAGAAGCGGTAATACAGTCAATTCCATCCACTACTCATAGCTACACTATACAACCTACAATATCTGCAAGCGGAAAACTGCTATCTCCTCTCTTTGCCGTGTTAAAGGAAACATCTGGAGAGTTTGGACCTAGGGTACAACAAACTATGTTTAAACCAACGAACATTTTGGCTACCGCGTCAACATCTGGAAAACTGACCAACgaacattttaaaatttggtTAAAAGAAGTTTACTATCCTAATATAAACGAGAAGACTGCTTTACTATTAGATTCTTGGAGTGGAAATTGTAGTCATAGTATTGTGGAAGCTACACtggaaaataaagaattagTAGCATTTACGATTCCAGCAgggattacaaaatatttacaacCATTAGACGTGTACGGATTTCGTGTGTGGAAAAATTTTGTTCGCCGGTTTTCGGACACAGTCATCCTATTACATTACGAGATTAATCTTCACACGAGGgacaatattttaaaacttcAGTCGCTGGCTCATAATCAATTTTCTTCCCCACGATTTGAaaactttattaaatattcatggtATAAAAGTGGATATGTACCATCGAGACCACCTCATTTTGAAAATCCCGTGGAGTTTTGCTATGCTGCAGATAATGAACCACGATGTCACGTATGTGGTGATGTAGTTATTATTATATGGTTATGTGCTCTACATTTTTTgtcattacataaatttaaataa
- the LOC117602009 gene encoding uncharacterized protein LOC117602009, with product MLHIIFNSDCDDASTIHVDAFLYDNKEVDELIEQGEVDNLYCANCGSNNVKEYNIISHSLSVSGMLYILHTVLPSLENKTVLDIGSRLGAVLYGAHIVTSAKRIIGVEMNKELCMLQYDIVHKYKMNDRIEIVNKRIEECPEIVQKSDIIIMNNPFEFYVAESVHIEIWKFLKANIQSGTILVTRPPIETTFKTLKTGISISKWLRPYESEKFTREPQVFGSLILDPNEHSDIRFYEVL from the exons atGTTACACATCATATTT AATTCAGACTGTGATGATGCATCAACAATTCATGTTGATGCATTTCTTTATGATAATAAGGAAGTTGACGAACTCATAGAACAAGGGGAAGTGGATAATTTATATTGCGCCAACTGTGGATCTAATAATGTGAAAGAATATa ATATCATATCTCATTCTCTATCAGTATCTGGTATGTTGTACATACTTCATACTGTTTTACCATCTTTAGAGAATAAGACTGTGCTCGACATAGGATCAAGATTAGGTGCTGTTTTGTACGGG GCACATATAGTGACATCTGCTAAAAGAATTATTGGAGTTGAAATGAACAAAGAACTTTGCATGTTACAGTATGATATAGTACATAAATACAAAATGAATGACCGCATTGAGATCGTAAATAAAAGAATCGAGGAATGTCCAGAAATTGTACAAAAAAGTGATATCATTATCATGAATAATCCTTTTGAATTTTACGTAGCAGAGTCAGTGCACATAGAAATCTGGAAATTTCTGAAGGCAAACATTCAAAGTGGAACAATTCTCGTTACCAGGCCTCCTATAGAAACAACGTTTAAAACTTTAAAAACTGGAATATCAATAAGTAAATGGTTGAGACCTtatgaatcagaaaaatttacAAGAGAACCACAAGTGTTTGGATCATTGATTTTAGACCCTAATGAACATTCCGACATTCGATTCTACGAAGTACTATAA
- the IP3K2 gene encoding inositol 1,4,5-triphosphate kinase 2 isoform X2 has product MDSQAILSNDMVVANRLRNNIEVNGRRNPLKKKVNFVKRVDSIYESDSEEDRVIDNCKEQRITLNERKKCKEDRTVSEDDDRDPFKSNCSRLFKPGQLIRLRFSSTSCVVDGIEHGGLYYRGRRGCDWFRVDALCVSRISNRTTRNHVLRGRCVSSRKRNGRCDSKRPSISKVSQLKKLSRQRSGKESEEETVVEKSRKQNSGTSSSGVQITRKRRVGIVENQYITESDGGSSVCELVRGFERLFGERDAGNGVTMKSKKQQNVVESVVDPIEENETYDEFDTVRMPVVRSLSKSPQSDEGIETDSERRRGSMARCWSLDSAAASDEDASLTTHQQKRHKLRVTRCCSSDSAVLSDEDQIKGWDSTNMVEGSESEQNEGRPRYWRTPSVVVSDYSDYSYLDEKLERNDLDVEKYDGTSGTPSQASSCSCLDCDDIRESLDNQYLQVCRSRRHSDSCCLCLDSMNAVAIRNYNEAGNRRNSCLDNPDAYYSKLNSQFVQYTPDNSSELQEKAKVFLNIPPTRKISDCSITSSLSGDESDVPELQQVKSTKVYKYFNVKAKEKLMFSVIPSTRSVVRLNSRVIYLTQRHTFFCSSL; this is encoded by the exons ATGGACAG TCAGGCGATCCTGTCGAACGATATGGTCGTTGCGAATCGATTGCGAAACAATATCGAAGTCAACGGAAGAAGAAATCCCCTTAAAAAGAAGGTGAATTTCGTAAAGAGGGTAGATTCGATCTACGAGTCGGACAGCGAGGAGGATCGAGTGATCGATAATTGCAAGGAGCAACGAATTAcgttaaacgaaagaaaaaaatgtaaagaaGATCGTACTGTTTCGGAAGATGACGACAGAGATCCTTTTAAATCGAATTGCAGCCGATTATTTAAACCGGGTCAGCTCATCAGGTTACGTTTCTCGTCTACCTCTTGCGTGGTCGATGGAATCGAACATGGCGGCCTCTACTATCGCGGACGCCGTGGTTGCGATTGGTTCAGAGTCGATGCGCTATGCGTCTCGCGTATTTCAAATCGAACGACGAGGAACCATGTGTTGAGAGGACGATGTGTATcctctcgaaaacgaaacggtCGATGTGACAGCAAGCGTCCCTCAATTTCGAAAGTGAGCCAATTAAAGAAACTGTCGCGGCAACGGTCGGGCAAAGAATCGGAAGAGGAGACGGTCGTGGAGAAATCGAGGAAGCAAAACTCTGGGACGTCGTCTTCGGGCGTACAAATCACGCGTAAACGACGCGTCGGCATCGTGGAGAATCAGTACATCACCGAGAGTGACGGCGGTTCATCGGTATGCGAGTTGGTACGAGGTTTCGAACGGTTGTTCGGTGAGAGAGACGCCGGTAACGGGGTCACGATGAAGTCGAAAAAGCAACAGAACGTCGTGGAAAGCGTCGTGGATCCGATCGAAGAGAACGAGACTTACGACGAGTTCGACACGGTCAGGATGCCGGTAGTAAGATCCCTGAGCAAAAGCCCGCAAAGCGACGAGGGTATAGAGACCGACTCTGAACGAAGGAGAGGCTCCATGGCGCGTTGCTGGAGCCTCGATTCGGCCGCGGCCAGCGACGAGGACGCATCGCTGACCACACACCAACAGAAACGACACAAACTACGGGTCACTAGATGCTGTAGCTCTGATAGCGCGGTCTTGAGCGATGAGGATCAAATAAAAG GATGGGACAGCACAAATATGGTAGAGGGAAGCGAGTCTGAACAGAACGAGGGAAGACCCAGATATTGGAGAACCCCGAGCGTAGTGGTCAGTGATTACTCAGATTATTCTTATCTTGATGAGAAGCTAGAGAGAAACGACTTGGATGTTGAGAAGTACGATGGAACCAGTGGAACTCCTAGTCAAGCGAGCAGTTGTTCTTGCTTGGATTGTGACGATATAAGAGAGTCTCTAGACAATCAATACCTACAGGTCTGTCGCAGTAGAAGACATTCGGATTCGTGCTGTCTGTGTCTTGATTCCATGAATGCAGTTGCTATAAG aaattataacGAGGCAGGAAATAGAAGGAACTCCTGTTTGGATAATCCCGATGCTTATTACTCCAAGCTAAACTCTCAGTTTGTACAGTACACACCGGACAATTCCTCAGAGCTGCAAGAGAAAGCCAAGGTATTTCTGAACATTCCACCAACACGGAAGATCTCAGACTGCTCTATCACATCTAGCCTTAGCGGGGATGAATCTGATGTCCCTGAACTGCAACAAGTTAAATCTACCAAG gtgtataaatatttcaatgttAAAGCGAAGGAGAAGCTTATGTTTAGCGTGATACCATCAACACGTTCTGTTGTTCGGCTGAACAGCCGCGTAATTTATCTTACGCAACGTCACACATTCTTCTGCTCCAGTTTGTGA
- the IP3K2 gene encoding inositol 1,4,5-triphosphate kinase 2 isoform X3, translating to MDSQAILSNDMVVANRLRNNIEVNGRRNPLKKKVNFVKRVDSIYESDSEEDRVIDNCKEQRITLNERKKCKEDRTVSEDDDRDPFKSNCSRLFKPGQLIRLRFSSTSCVVDGIEHGGLYYRGRRGCDWFRVDALCVSRISNRTTRNHVLRGRCVSSRKRNGRCDSKRPSISKVSQLKKLSRQRSGKESEEETVVEKSRKQNSGTSSSGVQITRKRRVGIVENQYITESDGGSSVCELVRGFERLFGERDAGNGVTMKSKKQQNVVESVVDPIEENETYDEFDTVRMPVVRSLSKSPQSDEGIETDSERRRGSMARCWSLDSAAASDEDASLTTHQQKRHKLRVTRCCSSDSAVLSDEDQIKGWDSTNMVEGSESEQNEGRPRYWRTPSVVVSDYSDYSYLDEKLERNDLDVEKYDGTSGTPSQASSCSCLDCDDIRESLDNQYLQVCRSRRHSDSCCLCLDSMNAVAIRNYNEAGNRRNSCLDNPDAYYSKLNSQFVQYTPDNSSELQEKAKVFLNIPPTRKISDCSITSSLSGDESDVPELQQVKSTKLSSAKASGLA from the exons ATGGACAG TCAGGCGATCCTGTCGAACGATATGGTCGTTGCGAATCGATTGCGAAACAATATCGAAGTCAACGGAAGAAGAAATCCCCTTAAAAAGAAGGTGAATTTCGTAAAGAGGGTAGATTCGATCTACGAGTCGGACAGCGAGGAGGATCGAGTGATCGATAATTGCAAGGAGCAACGAATTAcgttaaacgaaagaaaaaaatgtaaagaaGATCGTACTGTTTCGGAAGATGACGACAGAGATCCTTTTAAATCGAATTGCAGCCGATTATTTAAACCGGGTCAGCTCATCAGGTTACGTTTCTCGTCTACCTCTTGCGTGGTCGATGGAATCGAACATGGCGGCCTCTACTATCGCGGACGCCGTGGTTGCGATTGGTTCAGAGTCGATGCGCTATGCGTCTCGCGTATTTCAAATCGAACGACGAGGAACCATGTGTTGAGAGGACGATGTGTATcctctcgaaaacgaaacggtCGATGTGACAGCAAGCGTCCCTCAATTTCGAAAGTGAGCCAATTAAAGAAACTGTCGCGGCAACGGTCGGGCAAAGAATCGGAAGAGGAGACGGTCGTGGAGAAATCGAGGAAGCAAAACTCTGGGACGTCGTCTTCGGGCGTACAAATCACGCGTAAACGACGCGTCGGCATCGTGGAGAATCAGTACATCACCGAGAGTGACGGCGGTTCATCGGTATGCGAGTTGGTACGAGGTTTCGAACGGTTGTTCGGTGAGAGAGACGCCGGTAACGGGGTCACGATGAAGTCGAAAAAGCAACAGAACGTCGTGGAAAGCGTCGTGGATCCGATCGAAGAGAACGAGACTTACGACGAGTTCGACACGGTCAGGATGCCGGTAGTAAGATCCCTGAGCAAAAGCCCGCAAAGCGACGAGGGTATAGAGACCGACTCTGAACGAAGGAGAGGCTCCATGGCGCGTTGCTGGAGCCTCGATTCGGCCGCGGCCAGCGACGAGGACGCATCGCTGACCACACACCAACAGAAACGACACAAACTACGGGTCACTAGATGCTGTAGCTCTGATAGCGCGGTCTTGAGCGATGAGGATCAAATAAAAG GATGGGACAGCACAAATATGGTAGAGGGAAGCGAGTCTGAACAGAACGAGGGAAGACCCAGATATTGGAGAACCCCGAGCGTAGTGGTCAGTGATTACTCAGATTATTCTTATCTTGATGAGAAGCTAGAGAGAAACGACTTGGATGTTGAGAAGTACGATGGAACCAGTGGAACTCCTAGTCAAGCGAGCAGTTGTTCTTGCTTGGATTGTGACGATATAAGAGAGTCTCTAGACAATCAATACCTACAGGTCTGTCGCAGTAGAAGACATTCGGATTCGTGCTGTCTGTGTCTTGATTCCATGAATGCAGTTGCTATAAG aaattataacGAGGCAGGAAATAGAAGGAACTCCTGTTTGGATAATCCCGATGCTTATTACTCCAAGCTAAACTCTCAGTTTGTACAGTACACACCGGACAATTCCTCAGAGCTGCAAGAGAAAGCCAAGGTATTTCTGAACATTCCACCAACACGGAAGATCTCAGACTGCTCTATCACATCTAGCCTTAGCGGGGATGAATCTGATGTCCCTGAACTGCAACAAGTTAAATCTACCAAG CTTTCATCTGCAAAAGCTTCTGGTTTAGCTTAA